Within Kutzneria chonburiensis, the genomic segment TCATCTTTTCGTTGCTAGGTTCACGTGAACATTCAAGTAACGCATGGGTGATGACATGCCACTGTCCGCAGTCAGACCACCGATCGGTGCCTGGGAAGAGCACGCCATCCGCTCGCTCGCGGACGGCGCCGGCGCCAACGCCTGGGCCCGCCGTGCCCAACTGGTGATCGCGGCCTGGCGCGGCGGCTCGGTGACCTCGATCGCCAGCGACGCCGGCCTCACCCCGCACACCGTCAAGCGCTGGCTGGCCACCTTCGACGAGCAGGGTGTGCCCGGCCTGATGGCGCAGCCGGGCTCCGGCCGCCGCTCCCGCATCAGCGATCACGACCGCGACCGGATCGTCGCGGTCGCCATCCAGCGTCCGTGGACGCTGGCCGCGCTCGCGGAGGCGGTCCGCGCCGAGGGCATCCGCCTCAGCGCGGGCCAGCTCCGCAAGATCCTCATCGCCGCCGGCGTCAACTGGCGCTGACCGGCGCCTTGTGAGCCGCCCGCACCGCGTGGCTGAGGTCGAGGCCGGTCGTCTCCGGCGCCAGGAACTGCGACACCAGGCCGCCGATGGCCAGCACCGCCGCGCCGATCAGCAGCGTGAACCCGACGCCGACCTCGGTCAGCGCGACCGGCAGCAGGAAAGTGCCGATCGCCGCGCCGACGCGGCTCATCGCGGTGGCGAAACCGACGCCGGTGGTGCGGATCGAAGTCGGGAACACCTCCAGCGGGTACACCGCGGTCAGCGCGCTGGACGCCGCGTTGAGGAAGGAGAACACCAGGAAGCAGATCACCACGACGGCGATCGGCGCATTCGGCCAGATCCCGACGACCGCCAGTGCCACGGCCGTGATCCAGAACGGCGGGATCAGCAGCTTGCGCCGCCCGATCCGTTCCACCAGCAGACAGCCGACGGCCACGCCGAGCACCGCGAAACCGTTGCTGGCCAACGAACCCGCCAACGCGTCAGCGCCGAGACCGAGCGCGGCCAGCACCTGCGGGTAGAAGGTGCTGATCGCGAAGTACGGCAGCACAAGGCAAGCCCAGAACGTGCTGGCGAAGATGGTGCTGCGCAGGTGCTCCCGGGTGAACAGGGCCCGCAAACTGTTGCGGGGCTCGGCATCCGCGACCTCGGTGTCGACGTCGACGTCCATGCCGAAGCGCTCGATCAGCGCCTCCGCCTCGGCCCGTCGGCCCTTGCTCAGCAGCCAGCGCGCCGACTCCGGGATGCCGCCCCGCAGCGACACACAGATCACCGCGATCACGGTGCTGCTGGCCAACGTCCACCGCCACCCGTCCGGCACGTCGACCAGCGCGTAGCCGACGGCGAAGGCGACCATGTAGCCGACGTACCAGCTGACCTCCAGGCTGGCCAGCAGCCGGCCGCGGTTGGCCTTGGGCGCGTACTCCGACAGCAGCGGCGCGCCGATCGCGTACTCGCCACCGATCGCGATGCCCATCAGCAGCCGGATCAGGAACAGCTGCCACGCGTCCTGCACGAAGAACTGGGCCACCGAGCCGACCAGGAAGATCAGCATGTCGGTGAGGAAGACGATGCGGCGGCCGTAGCGGTCGGCGAACCAGCCGAACAGCGGTCCGCCGACGAAGATGCCGACCAGCGCGGACGAGCCGATCAGGCCGACCATCCAGGCCGACATGTGCAGCGCCGTGGTCACGGCGGGCACCACCGCGCCGAGGCCGCCCAGGATGTAGCCGTCGATGCCCTCGCCGACCTGGGTGGCCAGGGTGAGCTTGAGGCGGACGCGGGCGGTGGCTCTGTCGGTGCCGGGCTTCGTTGCCATGTGGCGATCCTGTTCTGTCAGGGGATGTTCGGCCAGTCCACAGCGATGTACTTCGTCTCGAGGAAGGCGTCGATACCCTCGCGCCCGCCCTCTCGCCCCAGTCCCGACTGCTTCACGCCGCCGAACGGGGCGGCGGGGTCGGAGATCAGCCCCCGGTTCAGTCCGACCATGCCCGCGTCGAGCCGGTCGCCGATGCGCAGCGCCCGCTCGAGGCTGCCGGAGTACACATAGGACGCCAGGCCGTGCTCGGCGTCGTTGGCCCGCTTGAGCATCTCGTTCTCGTCCCGGTAGGTCAGGATCGGGGCCACCGGGCCGAACACCTCGGTGCGCAGCAGCTCGGCGTCTTCCGGGACGTCCGTGAGCACGGTCGCCGGGAAGTACCAGCCCGGCCCGTCCGGCGTCGGTCCCTGGGCCGCCACCTTGGCCCCCTTGGTGATCGCATCGTCGACAAGGCCCCAGATCTTGGCCACCGCGGCCTCGTTGATCATCGGACCGAGCTCCGTGCCCTCGGCCAGACCGGGTCCGATCCGGACGGACGCCATCGCCGCGCCGAACTTCGCCGTGAACTCGTCGGCCACGTCCTCGTGCACGTAGAACCGGTTGGCGGCAATGCACACCTCGCCGCCGCCGCGCATCTTGGCGTCCATCGCGCCGCGTACCGCCGAGTCGATGTCCGCGTCCGGGCAGACGATGAACGGCGCGTTGCCGCCCAGCTCCATCGTCACGTTCACCACGTGCTCCGCCGCCTGGCGTAACAGGATTCGGCCCGTCGCGGTCGATCCCGTGAACGAGAACTTGCGCACCCGGTCGTCCCGGAACCACACGTCGGCCACCTCGGCCGCGCGGTCGGTCGGCAGCACACTGCATACACCATCCGGCAGACCGACTTCCTTGAGCAGCCCCGCCACCGCCAGCGCCGTCAGCGGCGTGTCCGGCGCCGGTTTGAGGATCACCGTGCAGCCCGCGGCCAGCGCCGGCGCGATCTTCCGGGTCGCCATCGCCGCCGGGAAGTTCCACGGCGTCACGAAAGCCGTCACACCCACCGCTTGTTTCCGTACCAGGTGGCGGAATCCGCCCGCCGGCGCGTCGCCGAAGCTCGACCCGATGCGCACCGCTTCCTCCGCGAACCACCGGAAGAACTCCGCCGCGTAGAACACCTCCGCCTTGGCGTCCCGGTAGGCCTTGCCGTTCTCCAGCGTGATCAGCCGGGCCAGCGCGTCCGCGTGGTCGCGCATCGCCGCGTGCATGTCGTGCAGGATCTCCGACCGTCGCCGCCGCGACGTCGTCCGCCAGCCGTCGAGCGCCTCTGCCGCCACGTCGACCGCTTCCGCCGAGTCCCGCGGGCCCGCCGCCGACACCTCCCGGATCACCGCACCCGTCGCCGGGTCGGTCACCCCGTACGTCCGCCCGTCGGCCGCCGCCCGCCACTCGCCGGCCAGGAATAGATCCCCGCTTCCCGACGCCTTGGCGATTCCGTCAACGTCCATGGCCGGGAATTGTCGACCCGGAAAAGAGGGGGAACAAGGAATCGAGGGAATTCGAAACCCCAGTTGCGCTGAGGGCAACCCCCGCGAGTCCCGCTCTCCGGCACACCGAGTCCCGCTCTCCAGCACATTCGAATGTCACATGCGCGTCGTACTTGCCTCCCTGAGGCACATCCGGACCGCATGTGCCGAATGCTTGGGGGTGGTGCGTGGGTGGGAGAGCGGGGTCAGGTGAGGCGGGCTTGGGTCGGGCGGGCGGGCCGGGCCTCCCAGCCCATCTGGGCCGAGACGGTGCCGGCGGCGGCCGCGGTGATGCGGCCGGCCTCGTCCAGGCGGGAGCTCAACCGCTCGGCGGGGGCGGAGACGTTCAACGCGGCGACGACGCGGCCGCGGAAGTCGCGGACGGGGGCGGAGACTCCGACGAGGGAGTCCTCGAACTCCTCCCGCACCCGGGCGTAGCCGTCGCGGCGGGCCTCCTGGATGCGGGCCCACAGGTCGGCGTGCGTGCGCACGGTGGAGTTGCCGGCGGCGATCTCCACGCCGGCGGGGAAACGCACGTAGAGGTCGTCGGGGGTGGAGTCGAGCAGCAGCACCCGGCCGGCGGAGGTGCAGGTGACGGGAACGCCGCGGCCCTCCCAGCCATGGGCCCGGAAGGAGTGCCCGGAGACGGAGAGCAGGGTGAGCACGAGGCGGTCGCGAAGCACGCAGAGGTGCACGGTCTCCTCGAGGTCGGTGGAAAGACCCCGCATGATCGGCTCGGCCACCCGGACCAGGCGGTTCTCGACGGACCGCGCGACGAGGGAGAACAGCCGCCAACCGAGGCGGTACTCGAGGGTGTCGGGATCACGCTCGACGATGCCCTCGTCGGCCAGGGCCTTCAACGCCCGCGACACCTGGCTCTTCTCCCGCCCGACGAGCTGCGCCAGCCGCACGACGCCGAGGCCGCCGGCCCGCTGGGCCTCGGCGGAGCCGAGCGCCTCCAGCAGCTCGATGTCACGGCGCAGGCCGTGGCCCTGGTGGCGTTCCATCCGATCAGACTAGGGCGGGTTGGCGTGAGCGCAACCGTCATTGCGATTTCTTGCTCACCCGAACATGCCGTCCTAAATTCGGATTCATGATTCTCATCGGCGAATCATTCGTCGGCGACGGGGCGAATGCGGCGCACACGAACATCGTGCTCGGCAGCTTGGACGGACCGGTCGCCACGGCGTGGGCGACGGCGCTGGCGACACCGAGCGCGGGGCACGTGCCGTTCGTGACGGTGCTGCGGCCCTCGGTCCCGGTCAAGCCGTTCACGTTGTTCGTCAGCAAGGCGGCGCCGGCGGGGGAGCTGCACGAGCGGGCGATCTGGGGTTCGGCGCAGGCGGGCCTGGCCCAGGGCGTGGCCGACGCGGTGGCGCGGCGACTCCTCGAGAACCCGGACGAGCTGCTGATCATCGCGGCGGTGTGGGTGAACCCGGCGGTACAGGACCTGGACGAGTCGTACCGCAACCAGCGGGACGCGGCGTTCAACGCGGTCAAGGCGGCCGTCGAGGGCACGCCGACCGTCGACGACGTGCTGAAGGCGGCCGAACAAGGCGCGTACAACCCGTTCTACACACCTGGGGACCGCGGATGAAGATCACCGACATCACGCTGGAGCGGCTGCGCCTTGAGCTGGACCCACCGCTGCGCGCGGCCTGGGACCCGGAGCCGCGCACCACGTTCGACGCCACGATCGTCCGGGTTCACACCGACGAGGGCGTCACCGGCATCGGCTCGGGCGACACCATGGACGGCTTCGCCGCGTTCAAGGACCTCTTCCTCGGCCAGGACCCGCTGGACATCGTCCGTCACGTCAAGGCGATCGAGACGGCCAACTTCCACGGCGGCTACTACTGGCCGCTGGAGGTGGCGCTCTGGGACATCATCGGCAAGGTCGCGGGCCTGCCGGTGGCCACGCTGCTGGGCAACGCCCAGCGGTCGGTGCCGGCCTACGCGTCCTCGGCCGAGCTCAAGCCGCCGGCCGAGCGCGTGCAGACCGCCTTGCACGCCAAGGAACTCGGCTTCCGGGCGATGAAGATCCGCATCGACCGCGACCGGGCCGATGACGGCGTCCGGGCGGTCGCGGCGGTGCGGGAAGCGCTGGGCAGCGGCTTCGAGATCATGGTCGACCTCAACCAGTCCTGGCGGATGGCCGGCGACACGGCGGCCGCGTCCGACCTCGCCACCACCCGCAGGCTGGTCCGCCGGCTGGCCGAGTACGACGTGTTCTGGGTCGAGGAACCGTTGCCGTACAACGATCTCGACGGTTTCAAGACGCTGAGGGCGGAGAATCCGGGCGTGCGCATCGCGGCCGGCGAGATGCAGCACTCGCTGCCCGAGCTGCTGCGCTACCTCGAACACGACGTGCTGGACATCTACCAGATGGACGTGGTGCTGGCGATCGGCATGCACCGGGCCCGCACGCTGGCCGAGCTGGCCCAGCTCAAGCACCGCCAGTTCACCCCGCACAGCTGGACCAACGGCATCGGCGTGCTGGCCAACCTGCACGTGGCCGCGGGCGTCGGCGGCGGCCCGTACTTCGAATTCCCGTTCGACCCGCCGGGCTGGACCCCGCGGCGCCGCGACTTCATGCTGGCCGAGCCGGTCATGGTCAACCGTGCGGGCGAGCTGGAAGTGCCGCAGACTCCCGGACTGGGCATCGAGCTGGACGAGGACGCCGTGCGGCGGTGGAGGATCGGATGAACCACGAGTACTGGCTGATCGCGGCGGCGAAGATCGAGCCGGAGACCCGCCCGCACATCGGCGGCCGGTTCGTCGACGCCCGGTCGGGGCTGACCTTCGACAGCGTCTCGCCGCGTGACGGGAGCGTGATCGCGCGGGTTTCCGCCGGTGGCAAGGACGATGTCGACGAGGCCGTGCGCGCGGCGCGGGCGGCGTTCGACAGCGGGGTGTGGCGCGAGCTCCCACCCAAGGAGCGCAAGCGGATCATGCTGCGCTGGGCCGAGCTGATCATGGAGAACGCCGAGGAGCTGGCGCTGCTGGACACGCTGGAGATGGGCAAGCCCATCGGCGAAGCCATCCGGGTGGACGTGACCAAGGCGGCGGAGACGATTGCCTGGTACGCCGAGACGATCGACA encodes:
- a CDS encoding helix-turn-helix domain-containing protein yields the protein MPLSAVRPPIGAWEEHAIRSLADGAGANAWARRAQLVIAAWRGGSVTSIASDAGLTPHTVKRWLATFDEQGVPGLMAQPGSGRRSRISDHDRDRIVAVAIQRPWTLAALAEAVRAEGIRLSAGQLRKILIAAGVNWR
- a CDS encoding MFS transporter, with translation MATKPGTDRATARVRLKLTLATQVGEGIDGYILGGLGAVVPAVTTALHMSAWMVGLIGSSALVGIFVGGPLFGWFADRYGRRIVFLTDMLIFLVGSVAQFFVQDAWQLFLIRLLMGIAIGGEYAIGAPLLSEYAPKANRGRLLASLEVSWYVGYMVAFAVGYALVDVPDGWRWTLASSTVIAVICVSLRGGIPESARWLLSKGRRAEAEALIERFGMDVDVDTEVADAEPRNSLRALFTREHLRSTIFASTFWACLVLPYFAISTFYPQVLAALGLGADALAGSLASNGFAVLGVAVGCLLVERIGRRKLLIPPFWITAVALAVVGIWPNAPIAVVVICFLVFSFLNAASSALTAVYPLEVFPTSIRTTGVGFATAMSRVGAAIGTFLLPVALTEVGVGFTLLIGAAVLAIGGLVSQFLAPETTGLDLSHAVRAAHKAPVSAS
- a CDS encoding NAD-dependent succinate-semialdehyde dehydrogenase; this translates as MDVDGIAKASGSGDLFLAGEWRAAADGRTYGVTDPATGAVIREVSAAGPRDSAEAVDVAAEALDGWRTTSRRRRSEILHDMHAAMRDHADALARLITLENGKAYRDAKAEVFYAAEFFRWFAEEAVRIGSSFGDAPAGGFRHLVRKQAVGVTAFVTPWNFPAAMATRKIAPALAAGCTVILKPAPDTPLTALAVAGLLKEVGLPDGVCSVLPTDRAAEVADVWFRDDRVRKFSFTGSTATGRILLRQAAEHVVNVTMELGGNAPFIVCPDADIDSAVRGAMDAKMRGGGEVCIAANRFYVHEDVADEFTAKFGAAMASVRIGPGLAEGTELGPMINEAAVAKIWGLVDDAITKGAKVAAQGPTPDGPGWYFPATVLTDVPEDAELLRTEVFGPVAPILTYRDENEMLKRANDAEHGLASYVYSGSLERALRIGDRLDAGMVGLNRGLISDPAAPFGGVKQSGLGREGGREGIDAFLETKYIAVDWPNIP
- a CDS encoding IclR family transcriptional regulator gives rise to the protein MERHQGHGLRRDIELLEALGSAEAQRAGGLGVVRLAQLVGREKSQVSRALKALADEGIVERDPDTLEYRLGWRLFSLVARSVENRLVRVAEPIMRGLSTDLEETVHLCVLRDRLVLTLLSVSGHSFRAHGWEGRGVPVTCTSAGRVLLLDSTPDDLYVRFPAGVEIAAGNSTVRTHADLWARIQEARRDGYARVREEFEDSLVGVSAPVRDFRGRVVAALNVSAPAERLSSRLDEAGRITAAAAGTVSAQMGWEARPARPTQARLT
- the fae gene encoding formaldehyde-activating enzyme encodes the protein MILIGESFVGDGANAAHTNIVLGSLDGPVATAWATALATPSAGHVPFVTVLRPSVPVKPFTLFVSKAAPAGELHERAIWGSAQAGLAQGVADAVARRLLENPDELLIIAAVWVNPAVQDLDESYRNQRDAAFNAVKAAVEGTPTVDDVLKAAEQGAYNPFYTPGDRG
- a CDS encoding mandelate racemase/muconate lactonizing enzyme family protein, whose protein sequence is MKITDITLERLRLELDPPLRAAWDPEPRTTFDATIVRVHTDEGVTGIGSGDTMDGFAAFKDLFLGQDPLDIVRHVKAIETANFHGGYYWPLEVALWDIIGKVAGLPVATLLGNAQRSVPAYASSAELKPPAERVQTALHAKELGFRAMKIRIDRDRADDGVRAVAAVREALGSGFEIMVDLNQSWRMAGDTAAASDLATTRRLVRRLAEYDVFWVEEPLPYNDLDGFKTLRAENPGVRIAAGEMQHSLPELLRYLEHDVLDIYQMDVVLAIGMHRARTLAELAQLKHRQFTPHSWTNGIGVLANLHVAAGVGGGPYFEFPFDPPGWTPRRRDFMLAEPVMVNRAGELEVPQTPGLGIELDEDAVRRWRIG